A stretch of the Rhizobium sp. CCGE531 genome encodes the following:
- a CDS encoding GntR family transcriptional regulator: MSGALKDAAIRVERPTKTLRELALDKVREAIVNGYFRPGDRLVERDLCAQLGVSRTVVREVLRHLESEGLVANLPNKGPIVAQLDIEEAKQIYEIRGALEGMAARLCAERSSPEIVAALEESLTGIRNSYRDNDMAGVLANTSSFYQTLFTMVDRHVAWGVVNLLTVRINHLRSMTIKTERRGIEGPAQMSKIVDAIRRGDGEGAYKAATDHIAAASAIAEAVLSAKKSAD; the protein is encoded by the coding sequence GACAAGGTCCGCGAAGCGATCGTGAATGGCTATTTCCGTCCCGGCGATCGCCTTGTCGAACGTGATCTCTGCGCCCAGCTCGGCGTCAGCCGGACGGTCGTGCGCGAGGTTCTGAGGCACCTGGAATCGGAAGGGCTCGTCGCCAACCTGCCGAACAAAGGGCCGATCGTCGCCCAGCTCGACATCGAAGAAGCCAAGCAGATTTATGAGATCCGCGGCGCGCTCGAAGGCATGGCGGCGCGGCTATGCGCCGAGCGCAGCAGCCCCGAAATCGTCGCTGCCCTGGAAGAATCCCTGACCGGGATACGCAACAGCTACCGCGACAACGATATGGCGGGCGTGCTGGCGAATACCTCTTCCTTCTATCAGACGCTGTTCACCATGGTCGACAGGCATGTTGCCTGGGGCGTCGTCAATCTTCTCACCGTGCGGATAAATCACTTGCGCTCGATGACGATAAAGACCGAGCGGCGCGGCATCGAGGGGCCTGCGCAGATGTCGAAGATCGTCGACGCCATCCGCCGGGGTGACGGCGAGGGGGCTTACAAGGCCGCGACGGATCACATCGCCGCCGCCAGTGCGATTGCCGAAGCGGTGCTGTCGGCCAAGAAGTCGGCTGATTAA
- a CDS encoding amino acid synthesis family protein, with the protein MSLQIRKTLLQIETTLVEGGRAAAVPLKLFSACAIVKNPWAGRGFVEDLKPEIHAAAPILGELLTKMIIEAVGSGEAVEAYGKAAVVGLNGEIEHASALIHTLRFGNHYRHAVGAKSYLAFCNTRGPANAPIMIPLMDKNDEGRRSHYLTIQTSIPDAPAADEIVVALGASVGGRPHHRIGDRYQDLKDLGQDVANPAGV; encoded by the coding sequence ATGAGCCTTCAGATCCGAAAAACTCTCCTGCAGATCGAAACGACGCTTGTTGAAGGGGGCAGGGCAGCGGCGGTGCCGTTGAAGCTCTTTTCGGCATGCGCGATCGTCAAAAATCCCTGGGCCGGTCGCGGCTTTGTCGAGGATCTGAAGCCGGAGATTCACGCCGCCGCCCCTATCCTCGGTGAATTGCTCACCAAGATGATCATCGAGGCTGTCGGCTCGGGCGAGGCCGTCGAAGCCTATGGCAAAGCGGCCGTCGTCGGACTGAACGGCGAGATCGAACATGCATCGGCGCTGATCCACACGCTGCGGTTCGGCAATCACTATCGCCACGCCGTCGGCGCCAAGTCCTATCTTGCCTTCTGCAATACGCGCGGGCCGGCCAATGCGCCGATCATGATCCCGCTCATGGACAAGAATGATGAAGGTCGTCGCTCGCACTACCTGACCATCCAGACGTCGATCCCCGACGCGCCGGCTGCCGACGAGATCGTCGTGGCCCTTGGCGCCTCGGTGGGCGGGCGTCCCCACCACCGCATCGGCGACCGTTACCAGGATCTGAAAGACCTGGGGCAGGACGTCGCCAATCCTGCGGGCGTTTGA
- a CDS encoding alpha/beta fold hydrolase, with protein MLAAGSTAGTAAAKSADGALPRKKTAGGTAYHEAGRGEPVVLIHGVGMRLEAWAPQIASLSAGHRVIAVDMPGHGESAKLPIGSRLQEFVAWFERFLDEMKIETANVAGHSMGALVSGGVAATFGERVKRVAYLNGVYRRDPEAKAAVLARAAAIPVTGVDKEGPLRRWFGDDAQSSVARELTRNWLNLVDPLGYATAYAAFAGGDETYADRWPGVMVPALFLTGSDDPNSTPLMAEQMAAAAPKGRVRIVEGHRHMVNLTAPDIVNGLLAEWLSCGEDAR; from the coding sequence ATGCTGGCAGCTGGATCGACCGCAGGCACCGCTGCAGCAAAGAGCGCCGACGGTGCCTTGCCTCGGAAGAAGACAGCAGGCGGAACGGCTTATCACGAGGCCGGGCGCGGCGAGCCGGTGGTGCTGATCCATGGCGTCGGCATGCGGCTCGAAGCCTGGGCTCCGCAGATTGCATCTCTCTCGGCGGGTCATCGCGTCATCGCCGTCGACATGCCGGGACACGGTGAGAGCGCAAAGCTGCCGATAGGCAGCCGCCTGCAGGAATTCGTCGCCTGGTTCGAACGCTTTCTCGACGAGATGAAAATCGAAACGGCGAATGTCGCCGGGCACTCCATGGGTGCGCTGGTGTCGGGAGGGGTGGCCGCGACCTTCGGCGAGCGCGTCAAGCGCGTCGCTTACCTCAACGGGGTCTATCGGCGCGATCCGGAGGCGAAGGCTGCCGTGCTTGCGCGGGCTGCGGCCATTCCGGTGACGGGCGTCGACAAGGAAGGGCCGCTTCGGCGCTGGTTTGGCGACGATGCGCAAAGCTCCGTTGCACGCGAACTGACGCGCAACTGGCTGAACCTCGTCGATCCGCTGGGATATGCGACGGCCTACGCCGCTTTCGCCGGCGGTGATGAGACCTATGCCGATCGCTGGCCCGGCGTCATGGTGCCGGCTTTGTTCCTGACGGGTTCGGACGACCCGAATTCGACGCCGCTAATGGCCGAGCAGATGGCGGCGGCAGCGCCTAAAGGCCGGGTGCGGATCGTCGAGGGGCATCGCCATATGGTGAACCTGACGGCACCAGATATCGTCAACGGGCTGCTCGCCGAGTGGCTTTCATGCGGGGAGGACGCAAGATGA